One window from the genome of Bdellovibrio sp. NC01 encodes:
- a CDS encoding exonuclease domain-containing protein — protein sequence MKLNELPLFFLDLQTTGAKPESGAHILEMAWSTLDSEIESSIVALPEGEKVPYRIQMITGIFTEDLDTALSAEHLFGNIEEKYKDHHCVIHFAQFEKPFLADAYEKLQREMPFPILCTHEIAKRLLPNLPTRGIKGLAGYFGLPSGDLKRSAHQVEATRVIWKGLVGALAEKGIHTFDDLSVWMQDTPKAKRTKYEYPLPKEKRLELPDQPGVYRMVSKWNEILYVGKATSLKSRVNSYFRGQKNRDPRKLEMLTQVYDLQVTVCGSPLEAALLETDEIKRLDPRYNISLKVGARGIVFFNRDFSNLSFEQDEEFCVGPFSSAMVFDSVRNLADCLASAEFHDNIFFEPIDADLVKEGFALFCERHGLEPYTFTSVRSILALGIWWDRQEKFVEEELEEEIESEETSSDKLVLLAEFEDANSSSEEEEEDIILTAEDIADKFERHFVRAGRAYLRAKELTKILNSNIDFKIDEEDPQTHYQLKIRKGFVTHEATAERVKKVQLWKGLDIDTYDRMSVLLSELMKIQSHDGVVTIQPL from the coding sequence ATGAAGCTTAATGAACTTCCTTTATTCTTTCTTGATCTTCAGACAACGGGCGCTAAGCCTGAAAGTGGCGCGCATATCTTAGAGATGGCGTGGTCGACTTTGGACAGCGAGATTGAAAGTTCAATCGTGGCTTTGCCTGAAGGCGAAAAAGTTCCTTACCGCATTCAGATGATCACTGGGATCTTCACTGAAGATCTTGATACGGCTCTTTCCGCCGAACATTTATTTGGGAACATCGAAGAAAAATATAAAGACCATCACTGTGTGATTCACTTTGCGCAATTTGAAAAACCATTTTTGGCTGATGCTTATGAAAAGCTTCAACGAGAAATGCCTTTTCCGATTTTGTGTACTCACGAAATTGCGAAACGCTTGCTACCGAATCTTCCGACCCGTGGAATTAAAGGCTTGGCTGGATATTTTGGATTACCGTCTGGTGATTTAAAACGTTCCGCACATCAAGTGGAGGCGACGCGTGTGATTTGGAAAGGGCTTGTCGGTGCCCTGGCTGAAAAGGGCATTCATACTTTTGATGATCTATCGGTGTGGATGCAGGATACTCCGAAAGCGAAGCGCACAAAGTACGAATATCCTTTACCCAAAGAAAAGCGTTTAGAATTACCTGATCAACCAGGCGTGTATCGTATGGTTAGTAAATGGAATGAAATTCTGTACGTCGGCAAAGCGACTTCTCTGAAGTCTCGCGTGAATAGTTATTTCCGTGGACAGAAAAATCGTGATCCGCGCAAACTTGAAATGCTCACGCAAGTTTATGATTTGCAAGTTACAGTGTGCGGTAGCCCTCTTGAGGCGGCATTGTTAGAGACGGACGAAATCAAACGTCTTGATCCGCGCTACAACATCAGTTTAAAAGTTGGCGCGCGTGGAATTGTGTTTTTCAATCGCGATTTCAGCAATCTGAGTTTTGAACAAGACGAAGAATTCTGCGTGGGACCATTTTCAAGCGCGATGGTGTTCGATTCGGTTCGTAATCTTGCGGATTGTTTGGCATCAGCAGAATTCCACGACAACATCTTCTTTGAACCGATTGATGCAGACTTAGTGAAAGAAGGCTTTGCCTTATTCTGCGAACGTCATGGCTTGGAGCCATACACATTTACGTCGGTTCGTTCAATCCTGGCTTTAGGCATCTGGTGGGATCGCCAAGAAAAGTTTGTTGAAGAAGAATTGGAAGAAGAGATTGAATCCGAAGAGACTTCTTCGGATAAATTGGTACTGTTGGCGGAATTTGAAGACGCGAACTCTTCGAGTGAAGAAGAGGAAGAGGACATCATTCTTACGGCAGAAGATATTGCTGATAAGTTTGAACGTCACTTTGTTCGCGCGGGACGAGCTTATTTGAGAGCGAAAGAACTAACTAAAATTCTAAATTCCAATATCGATTTCAAAATTGATGAAGAAGATCCACAGACGCACTACCAACTTAAAATTCGCAAAGGTTTTGTGACCCACGAAGCAACTGCGGAACGAGTGAAGAAAGTTCAGTTGTGGAAAGGATTGGATATCG
- a CDS encoding ATP-dependent DNA helicase gives MAKKTATRKVHLDIRQFALPCPRVGSIEANSGYGQLPQLGVEIHQNIQRKRIREVPGYTAEKPLKMEFTREQYIFVVSGRADGVVEGHSCQIEEIKSAFDIESLERKLATDENHPYVWQLRTYGYIYYKQTGEIPDLKMLLVSSRNFKMSEMYFDLDIEEYEAWMALRLAELVEETKMREKLFKKRVEISGDLQFPFSSPRPGQTELIAAIEEGFTSEKRMLIQAPTGLGKTIGVLYPSLKESLARGQKVIYVTPKNSQHQVAEEAVERLQELGANVRPLTITAKSKMCFKNEPLCNPQYCEFAKDYYKKVAENDLVNKVSKLRSLSQKKLRELGEEYQVCPFELSVEAIERADVVIADYNYVFSTRSLVGRLSEPLLEPSEKANLVIDEAHNLPSRAQDYFSPSLSTRELRNLEDSLKKVAPQFYKRALEFCKEAQTLIEEYRGESRIVEIDFDPIFDLEKRLRDFLSEYLEADVEIQNQDGILRLVNTWSDFALALELRGEEFFQTYQRGRMFGEENETLKVTCCDASAHLHEVYKSFKNVVAFSATLKPFEFSSKLLGLPEEETQCLEFVSPFPREHRKIILIPQISTKYRERASSAPKIAQAMEKIMAVKPGNYIALFPSFEFMKDVEKHLRESFYQRLVQQRDMKAQRVEDFLSFMKNNDLPTLLLAVQGGVFSEGVDFPGDMLIGAFVIGPALPTFDFEREKIREYFEKKNEKNVAFNYTYVYPAMAKTIQSAGRVIRSENDKGLIVLMDSRFLESTYSETMPQGWFETSPQELVSQKIISDVTDFWKSIEAMKPAKEEVINEA, from the coding sequence TAAACGCATTCGTGAAGTTCCGGGTTACACAGCGGAAAAGCCGTTGAAGATGGAATTCACACGTGAGCAATACATCTTTGTGGTTTCAGGTCGCGCCGATGGTGTGGTCGAAGGCCATTCTTGTCAGATCGAAGAAATCAAATCAGCATTCGATATTGAATCATTAGAACGCAAGCTTGCGACAGATGAAAATCATCCTTACGTGTGGCAGCTGCGCACTTACGGTTACATTTATTATAAACAAACCGGGGAAATTCCGGATTTGAAAATGCTTTTGGTGTCGTCGCGCAACTTCAAGATGTCAGAGATGTATTTTGATCTTGATATCGAAGAGTACGAAGCATGGATGGCGTTACGTTTAGCGGAACTTGTTGAAGAAACAAAGATGCGCGAAAAGCTCTTCAAAAAACGCGTTGAGATCTCTGGCGACCTACAATTTCCATTTTCATCGCCGCGCCCTGGGCAGACAGAACTCATCGCTGCTATTGAAGAAGGTTTTACTTCTGAAAAGCGGATGTTAATTCAAGCGCCGACGGGATTAGGAAAAACAATTGGCGTGCTTTATCCTTCGTTGAAAGAGTCTTTGGCGCGTGGACAGAAGGTGATTTATGTCACGCCTAAGAATTCCCAACATCAAGTGGCGGAAGAAGCGGTTGAACGCTTGCAGGAATTGGGTGCGAATGTTCGTCCTTTAACAATTACCGCAAAAAGTAAGATGTGTTTTAAGAATGAACCTTTGTGTAATCCGCAGTACTGCGAATTTGCGAAGGATTATTATAAGAAGGTTGCGGAAAATGACCTTGTTAATAAGGTTTCTAAACTTCGCTCTTTAAGTCAGAAAAAATTACGGGAGCTGGGTGAGGAATATCAAGTTTGTCCCTTCGAACTTTCTGTTGAAGCTATCGAGCGTGCCGATGTTGTGATTGCCGACTATAACTATGTGTTTTCTACGCGAAGCCTAGTGGGTCGGTTGAGTGAGCCTTTATTGGAACCTTCGGAAAAAGCCAATCTTGTGATTGATGAAGCCCATAACTTGCCTTCACGTGCGCAGGATTATTTTTCACCGTCCTTATCGACGCGTGAATTGCGTAATTTAGAAGATTCGTTGAAAAAGGTGGCACCACAGTTTTACAAGCGTGCGCTTGAGTTTTGCAAAGAAGCACAAACCTTGATTGAAGAATATCGTGGTGAATCGCGTATTGTGGAAATTGATTTTGATCCGATCTTTGATTTAGAAAAGCGTCTGCGTGATTTTTTATCTGAATATCTTGAAGCGGATGTTGAGATACAAAATCAAGATGGCATTTTGCGTTTGGTAAACACTTGGTCAGACTTTGCCTTAGCGCTTGAGCTGCGTGGGGAAGAGTTCTTTCAAACCTATCAGCGCGGTCGCATGTTCGGTGAAGAGAACGAAACACTGAAGGTGACTTGTTGTGATGCTTCAGCACACTTGCATGAAGTCTATAAGTCTTTTAAGAATGTCGTGGCTTTTTCTGCGACACTGAAGCCTTTCGAGTTTTCTTCGAAGTTGCTGGGTTTGCCAGAGGAAGAAACGCAGTGTTTAGAGTTTGTATCGCCGTTTCCGCGTGAGCATCGCAAAATCATTTTAATTCCGCAGATCTCTACAAAATATCGTGAACGTGCTTCTAGTGCGCCGAAGATTGCGCAGGCTATGGAAAAGATCATGGCGGTGAAGCCGGGTAACTATATTGCCCTCTTTCCTAGTTTTGAATTTATGAAGGATGTAGAAAAGCATCTACGTGAAAGTTTCTATCAGCGCTTAGTGCAACAACGGGATATGAAAGCGCAGCGAGTGGAAGACTTTTTATCGTTCATGAAGAACAACGATCTACCAACGTTGTTGTTAGCGGTGCAGGGCGGAGTTTTCTCTGAGGGTGTGGATTTCCCTGGGGATATGTTGATTGGCGCATTTGTTATTGGGCCGGCTTTGCCGACTTTCGATTTCGAACGTGAGAAAATTCGCGAATACTTTGAAAAGAAGAACGAAAAAAATGTGGCCTTCAATTACACGTATGTTTATCCAGCAATGGCAAAAACGATTCAGTCAGCAGGGCGTGTGATTCGCTCTGAAAATGATAAGGGTCTGATTGTTTTGATGGATTCTCGCTTCCTGGAAAGCACTTATTCAGAGACGATGCCGCAGGGTTGGTTTGAAACGTCTCCGCAAGAATTAGTCTCGCAAAAAATTATTTCTGATGTTACTGATTTCTGGAAAAGCATCGAGGCCATGAAGCCCGCTAAGGAGGAAGTAATCAATGAAGCTTAA